From the genome of Hemiscyllium ocellatum isolate sHemOce1 chromosome 6, sHemOce1.pat.X.cur, whole genome shotgun sequence:
AagagacaaaaactgcagatgctggaatccaaagtagacaaataggaggctggaagaacacagcaagccaggcagcatcaggtggtggggAAGGCAACATTTTGGGTGTACAATGAGTCCCATCACAATGCTGGAAGCATCTTGCACCGTCTTTTATGCTTTTTTTATCTGTGGTGAGGTGAGATTCTCGCTAAACAGTAGTGAGATGCCAATTGGCAAGGATTAATgattgttaaatgccttgttcaCAGCACCATTTCACTCCTTAATTTTCAGACTTCCAACTTACCAAACCCATCACCAAACACAATGTCAGGAAAACTCAACAAGGAAATCAGAGCAAGCACCAGTGAGTTTGATTCACTACTTACTCTGAATGACACTAGGCACCAATATTTCAGGGGATGCTCCATGGGCACCAGTCAAATACACCACCACATTCAAGGAATTGACATTCAACACGTGCCATCTTCTAAGAATCCTTATGGCACATCGCCAATCCATTGCAGGATGCTTTTGTACATCAATGCTGCACCTTGGGCTGCATTGGCAattctcattgtaatgctgcagcaaggacaccgTGTGCTCAGTCACACATACCCAGCTTGcagactggaccaggctgtatcACTGGGCTTTTCATTCACTGccatagcactcactcactctgagcctacctggatgctcagCATTCCAGCCTTACCTTGTCTTGCCATTTTGTTCTTTGTCCCCTCAGCCAGGATTACCACATGCATACTACAGCTGTCTTGCCATGTCATTTAGCGCAGATGCAAAGCCCAGAAGcttgtcacatttgccagcagtcctcagtcaaatcCAGGGAGATAGCCTATGCTCAGGGGATCCcagtcgagagtgtagtgttggtaaagcacagcaggtcaggcagcagctgaggagcaggagaatcaatgttttggggataagcctttcatcaggaattcctgatgaagggcttatgcctgaaaagtcaattctcctgctcctcagatgctgcctgacctgctgtgctttatcaacactacattcttgactctgacctctagcatctgcagtcctcactttctcctcaggggATCCCAGCACAGTAAGTATGGGAGCCTCCCATACCAGTCCAGACACCGCTcggggcagtcagagtcaggaacTTACCCTCAAAAGAGGAGAGGAGCCAAAGGATGGGCAGCCTACCACCTGACAAGAGCCTTCCTGTTCTGCTGTGGGCTTTCTgcacagaatgagagagaggcaggtattcTGGGACATGAACGTAGATGGCAAAGCTGTTATTGTTGATGCAGGTGGATATGAGTAGGCAGTATAGAGTATGCAGGGTTTGAAGTTTTGGTGGTtggtgtgagtgagagtgggtgagggACATACTGCAAGCAATAGTGAGTGTGTTAGGACATGACCCTTTGTTGGAGCTGGgtacagagcagagagagaatgagtgtgaagTATCAGACAGAAGATGGTAACTATCAGAGTGGTCATTGACTTTTCTCCCATAGTGTTCGGAATACCTGGTGGCAAAGGcagaccaggctggcatgatCTGATCTCATGGCATCTATTGCTGGTGTTGAGGTAAGAGGAAGTCCCATGGTTGCACTACCCTGTCCAGTAGGATTTCCAAGACCTTGCCCATGAGTAGAATACAATTTTCCTCTGTCTGCCATCTCTGGGGCAAACATCAGCAACTGCTcagggcagctctggactgacCGTCCTTGTCTGGATTCACACGAGGCATTTAATGATAACACAGGCACAACAGATTGTTGGTGAGTTCTGGAATATTCAGTGAGTAGTGACTTGTCCTGGGAATGGTGCATGGTAAGTTGGGATAGAAATCAATTTTAATTTTAACTTATTTGTTTTTTGTGGgatttggatgttgctggctggccagcatttattgcccattcctcattgcccttgagaagaaggCTGTGCGCTGTCTTCTTAAACCAATGCAGGCCACCTgctgggttgatccacaatgccattagggatggagttttgacccagtgacagtgaagaaatggcaatatatttccaagccagaatggtgactggcttggaggggaacttaaaggTGGTACTGTTCCCATATaactgctgcttttgtccttctagatgaaagtggtcatgtgtttagagggtgctgtctgaggatctttggtgaatttctgtaatacatcttgtagatattacacACAGTTgccactgagcatcggtggtggagggagtggatgcttgtggatgcagtgcaatcaagggggctgctttgtcctggatggtgtcaagcttttatAGGAAGATGCTATAGGATTGGGGTAGAtcattaatgaagtgagtttgataagatgcAGCAAGAAAACGTCACGGTGAGGCACCGTCCGAGAGACTCGACATAATGAGGACCTAGCCAAAAATATTCAGCCCTATGTGATTGACTCTTCATGGACTTCAGGACAGCTAAGGGTGAACAATTAGTTCTATTTTACCAGTGTTACTATGTTACATGATATGACAAAGAACactttactgaaaatgtgtttggGGGCTCTGTGTCCATTTCTGAATAACCAAAATGTACACCACTCTCAGGCAGGAAGTGGAAAAATGTTTTCTGCAGTTCATTCTAGTCTGTGAGCTAGAGGAGACATAACGGGTTGAATGGTCTTTCTCCATACTGTGTGATTCTCTGATAATGTTACTTTTGATAGCATCTACACTCATCAATACACAATTCAGAAGAAGATAATTGTGATGTAAGAGAGCACTTACCAAATGGGCAGCTACAATTGTATCCACTGGGAAGGTTGACACAGGATCCATGGTTCAAGTGACCATGTGACATTGCACAGTAGTTCACAACAGTTTGACACAAATTACCTGTAACAAAATCTCATTTTATTATTGATGTAGCATGAtcttggattagtggtgctggaagagcacagcagttcaggcagcatccgaggatcagcaaaatcgacgtttggggcaaaagcccttcatcaggaataaaggtctACTTTTTTCTAAAATAACTTTAACATGTTCATGATAATACAATATTGAAAATAAACATTCTAGATCCTTCAAAATTATTGTGAAACATTCATGTCAGCTATGTAGGAGATATAAGGTAAAAGTTCATGCCAATTAATAGTCATACTGAGAATTTCTGCTCAGGGTTACTGCTGTTGAGTGAAAGGAAGTGGAAGGAAACCCAAGAAATGGATGCCAGTCAGAACACTTCTTTTAGAATTCATAACAAGTGTCTGAACAGTAACATAAAGATCTATCTTCTCAAGTGGGGAATTGCATTTATCAAGAAAGAGAGTTTaaagatttttcttttaaagGAGAGATTGATAATGGCTTGTAAGGCTAAACAGAAAATATTGACTAACATTAGGACTAGGAAGGCAAAATGATTGATCAGATTGACTTTCCAAGAATATTGAGAAACTCAGATATTATTATAATGAACTTTCTGAAGGCTGGGGACATAAAGGAgtgaaagtttagaaagacaggaTGACGCCAATAAAGTGATTGGGAGATAAGCCAAAGGCTGAGGCCAGAGAAAGGAATAAAGTCAAATGGACTGACCTGTGTATATGGTGTCTAACTTGTTAAAGAAGGAATCAGTTGGCTTCACACACTAGATCCTGAATTCTCAGTGAGGCTAGTGGGTGTCTGAAAATTTTCATGGCTCAGTCAATATGCCTCAGGAGAAAGTGCCCAAAAGAAGGAATTTCATTGTTAAATGATGGGTAAGGCTTCTGTCAGGCCTGTTGTCCCTAGAATAAAGTTGGAGGAGCCACAAGGCTGCTGTGGGTGCAGGTGCATTCTTTAAAAGATCTGCTCTAATTCTGTTGGACTTCATTCCAGTTCAATAAACATTACATCCTCTCAACATCACCACCCCTCCCAACCCCCACTAGCTCATCAAGCTCCCTGATGCCATCACATGCCCCCATCCACTACCCTTCTGAATATTAACATTCCCCATGCCAGGCTATGGGGAATGCCAGGCTACACTCTATCCCTCTTCACATCAAGCGATGGCATTCCCATGCCTATCAACTACTATATacagggaatttgtgttgcagacattttgtcccctgtctagttgacatcctcagtgtttgggaacctcctgtgaagcacttctgtgatgtttcctctggcatttatagtgatttgtacctgccgcttccggttatcagttccagctgtcagctgcagtggccggtatattgggtccaggtcgatgtgcttattgattgaatctgtggatgagtgccatgcctctaggaattccctggctgttctctgtttggcttgtcctataatagtagtgttgtcccagtcaaactcatgttgcttgtcatcagcgtgtgtggctactaaggatagctggtcatgtcgtttcgtggctagttggtgttcatggatgcggactgttagctgtcttcctgtttgtcctatgtagtgtcttgtgcagtccttgcatgggattttgtacactacattggttttgctcatgctgggtatcgggtgcttcttcctggtgagttgttgtctgagattggctgttggtttgtgtgctgttatgagtcctagtggtcgcagtagtctggctgtcagttcagaaatgtttttgatgtatgttagtgtggctagtcctttgggttgtggcatgtcctcgttccattgtctttcccttaggcatctgttgcaGAAATTGCGGgggatatccgtttttggcgaatacattgtataggtgttcttcttcctctttttgcagttctggtgtactgcagtgtgttgtggcccttttgaacagtgtcttgatgcaacttcttgtgtgtgttggggtggttgcaaccaactcccattcctagacatgatggtacagagagcACTGAACGGAGATTTCACCACagaggtatacaggaaagccacacacacagaccaactcctaaactatgaaagcaaccacccaacacacacaaagaagttgcatcaagacaatgttcaaaagggccacaacacactgcagtacaccagaactgcaaaaatggaagaagaacacctctacaatgtattcgccaaaaacggatacccccgcaatttcatcaacagacgcttaagagaaagacaacggaatgaggacatgctacaacccaaaggactagccacactaccatacatcaaaaacatttctgaactgacagccagactactgtgaccactaggactcataacagcacacaaaccaacagccactctcagacaacaactcaccaggacaaaggacccgatacccggcatgagcaaaaccaatgtagtgtacaaagtcccatgcaaggactgcacaagacactacacaggacaaacaggaagacagctaatagtccgcatccatgaacaccaactagccacgaaaggacatgaccagctatccttagtagccacacacgcagatgacaaagcaacatgaattcgactgggacaacactactattatagggcaagccaaacagagaacagccagggaattcctagaggcatggcactcatccacagattcaatcaataagcacatcgacctggacccaatataccggccactgcagcggacagctggaactgacaactggtagcagcaggtacaaatcagtataaatgccagaggaaacatcacagaagcactttacaggaggctcccaagcagtgAGAATGtgacctagacaggggacgaaacgtctgcaacataaattcccagatcggcgaacagaaccacaacaacgagcacccgagctacaaatcttctcccaaactttgaactattATATTCATTTCATAAAGtcaggggattctattgtgactGTAGGATGtattaaaaaaagatttttaaaaaattgctaatCGACTTTCCACATTCCATAAAAAATAAATTCGTTTTCATTACAGCCAAATAAAACTATCTGTAATAACTTAACTTAAAACGTTGTAACCTTGCATAAATAAACTTGAGGATAACTGAATCAAACAGGGGTTCAAGTATTTCAACTGAATAATGGATTTCAAGGTACTTGGCAAGAATACATAATGAGATATAATATAGGTTGAGGAAGTGATCTGAGATAATCAACACAACTGTCTGTATTTGAACATATTAGTAACATACCTATATTAATCACAATAGAATTACATTACACGTGCAAGAAAGCAGAATGAAAACACTTAATTTCAAAAAAGCAGTTTTGAATGTACTTCCATTATGGTCAAAGCATGAACTTACCATTGTGGAAATGTATATTAAATAAACAAATTTAACGTATTACACAATATAGCCAGTAAATATTCTCTATATTATTAGCTTTGGTTGTCTTTTAAAAAGTTTTAGTTATTGTGATTATTACCTGTATAACTTGGAGGACATACACATAGAAAGGCTCTAGGTAAATTCAGGCAAGTCAATCCATTCTGGCACAGGTTTTGTTGGCATTCTCTTCTATCTGCTCCACAAAGGGGACCAGGTTTATCTTCAGGACAAGGGCAAGAGAAAATTCCTGGATAGTTCAGACAGGTTCCATAACTGCTACATGGGGCAGCCTGACATTCATCAATGTCCAGCTCACACAACTGACCAATATATCCATTTGGACAGATACAGTTAAAAGGTTCCATTAGACTGTGACTCAGAAAATTGACAGAGGAACTTTCTAGAAGTAAAGTGTCTATATTGACACTGATTTGCTTTGTACAGACAGCATCATGGTGACAAGGATTTGTTGCACATGGATCATAAGTAACTGCAGAAATTGTGATTCCAGTGTGAGTTCTCAGCCATTGTTCATGAGTGGTGAAAATGTCTATTAGAGTACTTCGAGATAGAGTCTGCCCATTGCTCTTTTCAATAGCTGCCATCAAGAGAACATGCCTACTCATGGGCATCATTCCGAAAACGTAGAGCTTTGTGTTATTTTTGCTTATGAGATCATCGACAGTCTTGACAAAATGCAAATACTTTTTGTCCAAAAACTCTCTAATGGAGACTCTGACCAGAAGAAAAACACTATTGTCAATTGTGACATTATTAAAATGTTTGTATTTTATATAAATATTGCTGGACACAGGACTATGAAAACCAATGTTTGCCCAGACTGTAAGATTGAAGTCCTTTTCAGAAAGCTGTTTTCCAGATTGCAGTTCACAGGTGTCTGTTGTGATAGTGAAATGGGTGGTAGAATTGGTTACTATGCTGCAGTTGAATATATTTGACACATCCAGATCCTCTGGCATTACATTACCTACTTTTCCACCAGGGAAATATTTGCCATAATAATTTATTTGAATATAAAGGTTTCTTGGCTGAGAAATGTTGTCATTTTGATCTAGTACAAGGACATGAAAAATACTCACTGAAGACATAGATGGAATTCCAGAATCATGCACAATTATAGGCAGATACAACTCACTGATGATTTCCCTTTTAATCATTTTCTGAGTTGACAGAACACCAGCTGGAGACAATGTAACAAAACTACTGGCATTATCTGCTAGCTGGTACCTGAATGGCCCTTGATTGGGGGGTGAATCTAGATCCGTAGCATTCAGGTAAATAAGTTGTGTACCAGGCGGTTGATTCTCCATTATGTATCCTTCAGTGCTGACAAGAATAGGACCATTGTCATTCACATCATCAACTATGATCATCAGTTGTGCATTCCCTGTTGCTGGGCTGGTCCCTCTACGAAAAGCAGTAATGGTCAAGTTATAAAATGGTGTGGTCTCCCTATCAAGTGAAGATGCAATAAACACTTCACCTGTTTGAGAATTCACagaaaatgaattatttttgttTCCATCTTTAATTTGAATCTCAAACTGTTTCCATTCTGGAATGGTGCTTGAGTTATCAGCCATCAGAGATATGACTGAAGTGCCAACAAGTGAATCTTCTCTCACATGTGTCTGATAGATGGCAGATTTAAAAATGAGGGCATTACTATCTTCAAGAATAGTAATATTAATTAGTGCTTCATCCACATCAAAACCACTTATGCTTCCAATGTTCTTAGCAAGCACTTGAAGAAGAACATGACtatctctgttttgtttcagGTTCCCAGAGACAACTACCTCCCCAGTGTTCATATCGATCTGAAAGCCTCTCTCTTTGCTTTTTCCTATAAGTAAATAGTTAACAATGCCATCAAAACCAAGATCGCAATCAGTTGCAGTCACACAGCCTACAATAGTTCCATTGAGTGCATTCTCTGAAACAGAAAAATTATACAATGTTTTAGCAAATTGAGGGATGTATTCATTCACACCTGTAACATTAACATACACTTTAGCCAGACTGAACTTACTACTGTCATGAGTGTTAAATGCTCTGACCGTTACTTCATAAAACTGATACAGCTCAaaatttaaaatctcttgcacagTAATTATTCCAAACTGTGGATCTATAAAAAATTCAGGGTGTCCACCCTCAATAACGTAATTTATCTCAGCATGGATTCCAGAGTCTTTGTCTGTAGCATTAACTTTAAAAACAGTAGTACCACACGGTGAGTTCTCTGCCACAGTTGCAAAAAATGCCTGGCCACTAAATACAGGAGGATTGTCATTAGCATCTTCGACTTGTATAATAACATTAACAGAACCAGTCTTTGACATCCATCCACCATCTTGAGCATAAATCTGAAGAATGTAAACAGAATCCATTTCAAAATCCAAACTTCTAATTAAAGTGAGCAACCCAGCTGTGTTTTCAATAGAAAAATATGCTCCATCATTGCCAGCTACTATTGAGTACATGATTTGGCCATTTACCCCTTGGTCATTGTCAGAGGCAGTAAGGTTATCTATAACAGAACCAGCAGACCAGTCCTCAGGAATGAAATAACTCAGCTGCTGTGAGAAAAATTGTGGGGCAAATCTATTTTCTTCAGTGACCATAAAGTTAACTATTGTACTAGAAGAAAGGGATGGTGTGCCTTTATCATGTGCTGTTATTGATACAGTGAAAACTTTGTTCAGATTTGAAGCTAAAGAGTTTGCAATGAAAATCCAGCCACTCTCTTGCTCAATGCCAAATAGAAATGAACCATTATTTCCAGTGATATAATATTCTAGTTCTCCATTTGAATATGAGTCTTCATCAACTGCAGTTAGTTTAATCACTTTGGTGCCAAACTCCAAATCCACAGGAACTGGagttaactgtctgtgtggtaaaAATATAGGGGGATGATCATTGCGAGCTATAATAGTAATTGTTACAGTTGTCTCACTGAGATTCGGTGGCTCACCAAGGTCTGAGGCAGTTAGAGTAAAATTAATTTTGTTCCAGTCAGCACTAGGGTTATCTAAGACTttaaatggaatgagttgcttcGTGAAAATCTCGCCAGTAGTTGCATTCACTCtgaagaattcatgtggaggctGAAGCAAGTAGAGAATGTTTCCATTGCTTTCCAAATCAGGGTCAGTGGCAGATACTTGCAGAACAAACATTTCTTTCTCCTTAGGTTCTGGAATGGTTAAACTGTAAAATGGCTCAGTAAACTGTGGTATATTGTCATTTGTATCAATGACGAATATAGTGACATCTGTGTTTACATCCCATGCTGAATCATTGGCATGTACTCGTACAATGTACCAATCTGTTGTCTCTCTGTCCAATAACCTTGTCACAATCAAATCTCCAGTGCTTTGATTCACACCAAATGGCAGACTTGCTGTCTtacctggaatactgtatgtactAATTGCATTCATACCAATATCGTCATCGGTAGTTGTAATCCGTACAATGGTAAAGCCAACTGGAGCGTTTTCAAGAACATGCGCAAGGAAGATTTGGGAAAACCGAGGAGCATTGTCATTTTTGTCAAGGACAGAAATAATGACTGTTGCCGTGCCTGTTTTGCTGTTGCTTCCTTGGTCTTTTGCTTTAACTATTAAAGTATATAATGCCATCTGTTCTCTATCCAACATCTGAGCAGTTCTTATGACTCCACTGGAACTATTGATCTTAAATGCATCATTAACATTTCCAGCATAAATACTATATTCTATGAATCCATTCAGACCAGAATCCAAATCAGCTGCAGATACGTTGCAAATATCACAGGCTGGAACATTCTCATACGTTTCACATCTGTAGATACTCTGTTTGAAAACAGGAAAATTATCATTTACATCTGTAATATTTATGTCTATTCTGGCATAAGAAGAAAATGGTGGTGAACCTGAATTCCTGGCTTCAATCCAGAGCTGGTAATATTTTACAATCTCAAAATCCAATGTGTTTTTtatcatcaattttcctgttagTTGGTCCATGTGAAACACATCTCCAAAGTTGCCTGCCACAAGATAAAAGCGAATTGGTCTAATTTTTCCTTTCACGTTGCCAAAGGCACTGACCTTAGAAATCACAGTATTGACGGCTTGATCTTCAGGATAGACATGCACTTTGTTATCCACGAAGAATTGTGGGAAGTCATTGGTACTTTGAAACCGCACTGTAAGAGTTGTACTGTCCATTTTTGGATCGTCTCCTCCATCAATTACATGAACAATTACTGTAATGTCCATTAATCCTTTCAATATCTGTTTTGCAAAAATCACACCCCTAACTGGATCAATAGCAAACTTGTTTGCATTCGGGCCAGACAAGGAAAACCTCAGGTCTGCATTTATTCCTGTATCTCTATCTTTTGCTGTTACGGCGTAAACAAATGAACCTGTGGGAATAGTTAAAGACAGTGATTCATTAAAAATATATCCATAAaagctgctttttgtcatttgaaaTGTGAGCATTGCTTGCAAAgtctgcatttattgtccaatcCTAATTGACCTTGGAATGGATGGCTTAGAGGGcagtgaaaattcaaaacatGGTGGCTGAAGTCACTTGTAGGTCAGACATGGTCAGGCAATAGATTTCCT
Proteins encoded in this window:
- the LOC132816950 gene encoding protocadherin Fat 4, with translation MSGTKVGSVTASAPNQGVGDKIYAIQEDDGNGLFVINPATGNFTLTRSLDFESAKYYILTVKVLSTDEQFNLIRAYFNVLDINDNPPVFHPTSYSINIMENVPIGTSILTLNITDGDEGPNAALTFKIISGDLYGQFAVDRNAVVTVEKKLNREHQSVYALIVQAVDQAQCDSTRFTSSAWITVKLNDVNDNTPEFRTVDTIYIPEDTSIGSVIMTVSAVDLDSGLNGQIEYSLQELTRNKFSINTTSGELSIIGDLDREVVERVMIDVIASDKGEPPLSSSISITVIITDVNDNSPIFTENIYTVTVDENIARGSDLLIVSATDSDEGKNGQVRYVINSKDFCIDSVTGLISVSGKLDREKTPWCSFVVFALDDGKSPKSGTATVNVILRDFNDFVPIIQPMQVTFHLMENTSTVPQIVHQVLGRDDDLGSNSKLTYQINFGNEDGKFSISANGSLSLVQSLDREIRAEYMLVVTATDAGDPPLTGSGTIRIIVDDLNDNTPLFDQRQCSVTVSEAAPIGFKVLTVHAVDPDAGGNGQVSYSMEFGESPFSIDPISGEIVTTSTLDREIQTSYTLIVLATDKNQMEPLSSSTLVLVIVEDVNDEPPEFQNDPYVANVPAIRNEGSFVYAVTAKDRDTGINADLRFSLSGPNANKFAIDPVRGVIFAKQILKGLMDITVIVHVIDGGDDPKMDSTTLTVRFQSTNDFPQFFVDNKVHVYPEDQAVNTVISKVSAFGNVKGKIRPIRFYLVAGNFGDVFHMDQLTGKLMIKNTLDFEIVKYYQLWIEARNSGSPPFSSYARIDINITDVNDNFPVFKQSIYRCETYENVPACDICNVSAADLDSGLNGFIEYSIYAGNVNDAFKINSSSGVIRTAQMLDREQMALYTLIVKAKDQGSNSKTGTATVIISVLDKNDNAPRFSQIFLAHVLENAPVGFTIVRITTTDDDIGMNAISTYSIPGKTASLPFGVNQSTGDLIVTRLLDRETTDWYIVRVHANDSAWDVNTDVTIFVIDTNDNIPQFTEPFYSLTIPEPKEKEMFVLQVSATDPDLESNGNILYLLQPPHEFFRVNATTGEIFTKQLIPFKVLDNPSADWNKINFTLTASDLGEPPNLSETTVTITIIARNDHPPIFLPHRQLTPVPVDLEFGTKVIKLTAVDEDSYSNGELEYYITGNNGSFLFGIEQESGWIFIANSLASNLNKVFTVSITAHDKGTPSLSSSTIVNFMVTEENRFAPQFFSQQLSYFIPEDWSAGSVIDNLTASDNDQGVNGQIMYSIVAGNDGAYFSIENTAGLLTLIRSLDFEMDSVYILQIYAQDGGWMSKTGSVNVIIQVEDANDNPPVFSGQAFFATVAENSPCGTTVFKVNATDKDSGIHAEINYVIEGGHPEFFIDPQFGIITVQEILNFELYQFYEVTVRAFNTHDSSKFSLAKVYVNVTGVNEYIPQFAKTLYNFSVSENALNGTIVGCVTATDCDLGFDGIVNYLLIGKSKERGFQIDMNTGEVVVSGNLKQNRDSHVLLQVLAKNIGSISGFDVDEALINITILEDSNALIFKSAIYQTHVREDSLVGTSVISLMADNSSTIPEWKQFEIQIKDGNKNNSFSVNSQTGEVFIASSLDRETTPFYNLTITAFRRGTSPATGNAQLMIIVDDVNDNGPILVSTEGYIMENQPPGTQLIYLNATDLDSPPNQGPFRYQLADNASSFVTLSPAGVLSTQKMIKREIISELYLPIIVHDSGIPSMSSVSIFHVLVLDQNDNISQPRNLYIQINYYGKYFPGGKVGNVMPEDLDVSNIFNCSIVTNSTTHFTITTDTCELQSGKQLSEKDFNLTVWANIGFHSPVSSNIYIKYKHFNNVTIDNSVFLLVRVSIREFLDKKYLHFVKTVDDLISKNNTKLYVFGMMPMSRHVLLMAAIEKSNGQTLSRRTSGNECDGSSLGFEELSYMELPSLDPTNNIIYVELATIRENSLLLYNYDNKEGADGEFLALEIINGKIEFSYNLGSGIVRLVTDQYVTDGEFHKIFATRTGKVGSLTVDNCTNDQPAQFCFVSTPGIGTERTLDLEKNRMVFGGIKLIEPILLRPDQVKSHDFIGCIKEFRLNNIPVKFAEALSSNNILTSCPRLGRMCQAKTCLNGGICLDRWSYYLCQCPEGFTGPHCGMSISPDTAINFNGQFHLDYFIKESYKRDQLLKNHIKRKQNQKEDKDRVSIEIQFRTDSSEGILLHIQGSINYTTVKIMEGRINYISDASSVGYIKHRLNISISDSKWHTFEMESNDSVTTLMLDKKHIKSIPHPTQRIEKLAPISIVLQKHEQQLGDLKKRMDEVEHRVIVEEAAVGQQC